The DNA sequence GCATTGAAATAAAAACCAACACTATCCAGTAACACAGTCCTTCATCTAGTTGCAAAACGAATTCagtgtcccctctcctcctttttctctcaatttctctgtaacatacacacacatgtatgcaaaACTgtaccccctccccacacacacacacacacacacacgagcaaacacacacacacacacacacacacatgcatatcccccctccacacacacacactcctaatgAGCAGAAATAAATAAACAACACGGCATGTGCACTTGCTAATGAGTACATAGCTCCATAGCTAGCTCCTAACATGActactctcacccctctctcccagttCCATTCCCCTGTATATCTTATCCGCGCCGGACAGAAATAAACAAACAGGCAAGGACATCAAATTCCCTGTACCTCTCCATGTCCGTCAGTCGGGAGGAGTCTCGGAAGCCTTTCGCAAACGGGTTGCTGTCGATCTTCAGCTTGGTTATCTGGAAAGAAAGAGGCCCACAAACAGATTAGATGCtattttctcctttctctctgtctcagactcttatccctctccctttctgtctgtctgtctcgctctctctatctttttcCATGGGATAGCCAGACTAAACACACAAAGGGAGTAAGGGATAACCTGGGTGGCAAAACTGGCTTTAGACAGAGCTGAACACACTCCCTATGCATGTTGTCTGTAAACCAGCCACACAACCCCCTATATTCAACATATTGTCTCTACCCGTAAACACTATCCAGCAACAGAACACGTCCTCCCTGGTGACCCCTGGGTCACGTTCACTAGGCACCATACGGAAGAAAGGAGAAGGGAGTAACTGTAGTCAAATACGAAACGCTTGTTTTGGTTTTACATTGTGTGCATTAATAAATAAGACCCTGGTACAGAACAGTTAAGTAGTGATTTACTGCTCACCAGCTGGTTCTGGTAGGCTGTGACCGCGGTAAAGACAGTCTCTGTGAAAACGAAGGTGCGGAACTCCTCTGACTTGAGGTTGAGAAGGGAGGCGGTGTGGTCCTTCTTCTTGATGATGTGGACCCGGGGCTGGTACTTATGCATGGAGTTTAGTATGAtctatagagacacagagagggcaaAACACTGGgttagatagaggagagagaatgagagaaatgacaggaagtagaaagagagagcataGTGATGGAAGAGGCGAGGTGATAGAGTGAGAGAGGATGACTGGGGTGGCAGTAGAGAGGAGTGTGAAAAGATAAACATGTTAACACTATGGAGTCGTTAGTCACTATGGAGTCGTTAGAAGTTAGTGAACGTGCAGAGTCACTGaagaacaaactggatgagctatgttcaagactatcctatcaacgggacattaaaaactgtaatatgctACGTTtctcagagtcgtggctgaacaaggacatggatataCACCATGCTGGTTTTTTGATGCATCGTCAAGACTGGATGGCAGACTCATGTAAGACgaagggaggaggggtgtgtctctttgttaacaacatcTGGTGCAAATTCTCTAATGttaaagaagtctcaagtttttgctctcctgggttagaatacctcatgataagttgCAGACCATACTtctatctatatttttcatagctgtctatttaccaccacaaatccCGATGCTGGCAGTAAGACAGCACTCAACAAGCTGCATAGAGTTATACTCGAATAAGAAATACACATTCAGAGGCAGAGTTTCTCGTGGCCGGTGATTTTACAGCAGGGAATCTGAAATCCGTTtgacatttttaccagcatgtcacttgTGGAACTAGAGGTGACAACTTTAGAtcacctttattccacacacagaaatgcttACAGGGCCCtgcctttggcaaatcagaccataactctatcctcctgcttcctgcttacaaggccctccctttggcaaatcagaccataactctatcctcctgcttcctgcttacaaggcaaatcagaccataactctatcctcctgcttcctgcttacaaggccctccctttggcaaatcagaccatTACTATATtctcctgcttacaaacaaaaacacTATCAGGAAGTACCTGCCtggaactctacccacacacttacacatacttacactgacatcccaacacacacatacacgtacacacactacatatgcccacacacacataatgtgtactgtacacatgcatactgacaccacacgcacacaaacataaacaccaCATACACTTCTGCTGCAGCtcagtttattatctatgctgctggctagtcactttaccctcacctacagtgcattcggaaagtattcagagcccttcacttttgccacattttgttacattacagcctgattctaaaatggattaaagtaCATTTGtacccttatcaatctacacacaataccccataatgacatcacaataccccataatgacatcacaataccccataatgacatcacaataccccataatgacatcacaataccccataatgacaaagcgaaaaacaggtttttagacatttttgaaaattaataacaaataaaaaacagaaataccttatttaaataagttttcagaccctttgctattagactcgaaattgagctcaggtgtatcctgtttcatccttgagatgtttcgacagcttgattggagtccacatgtggtgaattcaattgagaggacatgatttggaaaggcacacacacctgtctatataaaggtcccacagttgacagtgcatgtcagggcaaaaatcaagccatgaggtcgaaggaattgtccgtagagctccgagacagaattgtgtcatggcacagatctggggaagagtaccacatTTTtttgctgcattgaaggtccccaagaacacagtggcctccatcattcttaaatggaagaagcttggaaacaccaagactcttcctagagcagcactcaaccaatctggcctttattgtagagttgccagacagtaaaagacacatgaccttccgcttggaatttgccaaaagcacctaaagaactctcagaccatgagaaaaaagattgtCTGttcttatgaaaccaagattgaactctttggcctgaatgccaagcgtcacgtctggaggagcGTCACgtctggcatcatccctacagtgaaggtgaccgcatcatgctgtggggacgtttttcagcggcagggactgggagacaagtcaggatcgaggtaaagatgaagggagcaaagtacagagatacagtatccttgatgaaaaccttcccAAGATCGCtttggacctcagactgggggcgaaggttcaccttccaacagaacaacgaccctaagcacacaaccaagacaatgcaggagtggcttcaggacaagtctctgaatgtccttgagtgacccagccagagcccggacttgaacccgatcgaacatctctggagtgacctgaaaatagctgtgcagcgacaatccccatccaacatgacagagcttgagaggatctgcagagaagaatgggagaaactccctaaatagaggtgtgccaagcttgttgcgtcatactCAGGAAGACcagatgctgtaatcgctgccaaaggtgcttcgataaagtactgagtaaatggtctgaatacttatgttaatgggATATTTTAAAAAAGAAACGTTTTTTACATTTCCTAAAATtactaaaaaaatatttttgctttgtcttgatggggtactgtgtgtagattgaggagggggaaaaatgatttaatatattttagaataaagctgtaccgttacaaaatgtggaaaaggtaaagggttctgaatactttcccaatgcactgtatatctacatatctacctcaattacctcgtacccctgcacatcacataggtactggtactccctgtatatagccatgttatttttcctcattattgttattcatgTATTTACAGTATTCCTCATTCATGTATTTGCAGTATTCCTCATTCATGTATTTGCAGTATTCCTCATTCATGTATTTACAGTATTACTCATTCATGTATTTGCAGTATTCCTCATTCATGTATTTACAGTATTCCTCATTCATGTATTTACAGTATTCCTCATTCATGTATTTACAGTATTCCTCATTCATGTATTTGCAGTATTCCTCATTCATGTATTTACAGTATTCCTCATTCATGTATTTACAGTATTCCTCATTCATGTATTTACAGTATTCCTCATTCATGTATTTACGGTATTTATATTTTAATTTTATATTTGTTATCTTTATTTTTAActttgcattgttggaaaaggacccataagtaagcttttcactgttagtctacacctgctgtttacaaagcatgtgacaagtacaatttgatttgatgaagagcatttctcctttatctGACTCCATAGCCTATACAGTGGCTCAGCAAGAATGTTAAATTGTGTTACTGTGTGGCTATGGGGAGTTAGTCTGCTATACTCTGGTTCAGACCACTACGGTTCAGATCTAGattcatactgtatactgtatgtgagacTGTACTGGGCAAAGGagatgtggtgtggtatggtgtccTAAGAACTAGGAGTTCCTGCCTGCCTTCATCAACATTCAGCTAAAATTCTCACAATTGACACATCTCAACTTGAACTTGTATAGGAAGCAATCAGCTTTATGGGTCTTTACTTGCGTCATGAAAATCAAAATCCCATGACATCATTCACATTGTTTAGCAAATATCTATCTGGTGTTGTCATCACATTGCATTGCTATCGCCTATAGGCCTACTATTTTTATCTATCGAATTCCACGGACATGCCCTCAAAATGTAACCTGTTTGTAAATTCAAGGAGACATTTTTCCGCACAATCTGTTGGTttggtatggtggtatggtgtAGGCTAATCAGTGTATGATGTTAGTCTAATAATGTTTAGAATGTAAATTAATGGTGTTGCATGGGACACATATTCCATTATTGTTTTCGTTTCTGCACTATAGGCTTATAGTGCTTTAGTTTAGCACGTGTTTCTGCTTCTCGTTAAAATGTAGGCCGTATTAATTTCCCTTTCAGAAAAAAAGATTATTTGAATATCAAGAAAATATTAATTTAAATTATAAAATGCAACTGGATCTTAACAGGTGAAACAAAGCAACATGTGGATTTTGAATCCAACACGTCTCTGATTTACAGTTGACAACATTTCATTTCCCAATAACATGTGAAAGAGATTTGGAAAAAGTGATTTCCCATGGGAAAATTCCACGAGATTTTATGGAAAGTTTACAGAGCAATTATTTCATAAATCACCTGCAAGTATGTATATTTATTTAAACCGTTATCATCCCATCTAAACACAATTCCAGTACATATTTTAGAAATATCCCCCAAATTATCATTTTAATTTGTCAATATTGTTTACACTTTGAGATAATAATTATGAATCCAATATTCCACGGGGAAACTATCCAGTCCTTGATCAGTTATATGATGAGGATAGCCTGCATGGGATTTTTCTCGGGTTAGGCTATACAGCCTTCTAATGATTTCATGTTTCAGTTCATGTCAGAAATAACATGAATATGCATCAATGTTTCAATACCAATGACAAATCAATAACATACGTGTCCATGTTGGTCCAGTTCGTTGTTGGTGAGCTTTACTTTCTCGAAAGACACCATTTGTTTGAGCAGCTGTTCCCCAGTGAAAGGAGAGTCAGGGTGCACGTATAACCTGCAATATTAATACAATATGtatattaaaatacattttataattgaAAAGGCCCATgcaaacacacagaaaaacatATTATCATACTATTCAAAATCAAAAGGACGGATTTGTTCCAATGCAGACCTTTTGTCGGTCAAGTTAAAAAATACTTCCAAAATGTATTTATCTACGCCATATAGTGTATTTGCTATCCATATAACAATAATTGGCGTCATTGGCTACTACCACATACCATTTTGTGAATGATTTTGACATTAACGACTCGTGCATAAAAGCCTCGAGACAAAAAAAAGTTACCCACcgtgcaggcagaggagggtccGCCTTGCCCGCCACGAGCCAGGACGACCTGTGGTAGGCGTAGCGGTAGCGTTTGTTGTCGACCGGAACAATGTCCATCAGCACGATGTATTTGGCGTCCGGGTCCACCCCCGAGAAAGACACACGGATGGTGGGGAACATTCTTCtgttggaggggaagagagacggTAAACACAACGACGACACAAACCCACGCCAACCATTTTCGCTGAGAGGTAAATATTTACTCAAACCAAGTAAAATATAAGATGATGAGAGTCATATTTCACTGAATTCCTTTGTCCATAAATATTATCAATGGCTCCCGTTTTGTATGAGGTTTATGTGTTTCCTTTATCTGTAGGctatttgattaaacatgtttTTAGCGTGAggcatattccctatatattttTGAATAGATATTCATGGGAGGGAGAATATTTGCCTACAATATGTTTTGAACAGCATTACGTTTTTCGAGGAAAGTATTTTTGCTTAAATGATGTTAATATTTATACACATTTGGAGTTGTAACTCGATGACATAATTACCCGTAGGCTATAAACATTTCCACGCATGGCAGGTGAGCTACAATGATTTGTGGTGCAATTATCGCATAGTTTAcatatgtaaaaaaaacaataataataactgcCGAAATTAGTCTTATTAAAGGCtacatatttatttaaaaaattgtattCCTTGAGCCTGCAAAACAAAACAGAACATCCAATTACCCAATGCTTAATATGACATGGATAATCAGATAGGCTTATAACAGGATTATAAAATGTAGCTTTAGTTTGCGTGTTAGGCTACATTATGGTATAATTGTCGTTCACATTTAAAAAGTAAAGCAGGCCTACGTGGTTCGATAATATAGTACACACGCTTTAATATGGAACACTTTTTGTTTTTGCAGTGAGAAATTGAAGTTTACCTTCCGGATTTTGTGATGATCATCTCAGTGCCGAGATCATGGAATTTGTCCCAGAGTTCCTTGGTCTCTAAACTGCAGGAAATTTTGGCCATCTCCTCGCTGGGAACACTGGGGGTGGTGGGGATCAGCGGCTCTGTGCACACTGGAGGCGCGCTCCCGCTGAAATCTCCGTGCCCATCTAGAGAAGACAGCTCTCCCAAACCTTGGTTACAGGAGGACTTCTCCACGAATTGTTCTATGGATGAAAAAACACCATGTTCAAATGCTGgtttcatttgtttatttttaccccagctaatatatatatatatatatatatatatatatatatatatatatatatatatatatatatatatataatatatatatatataaagcctATTATACGTTTATAGCAATGTACTAACTCATAGCCATAGTTGTTTAAAAAATGTCATaaatttgttattattatttagcTTTAGAAAGTAGTAGAACGAATTATTGTATCAATTAACAACGAGCTTAgtagcctatatatatatatatatatatatatatcccatatatatatacattccaAAACAATGTTTTGTATTCAAATAAGTTAAAATAATTATCAATACACGTGAGGGGTATTTGACAAACGCAAGAATATACATTAAAATTAAGATGAATgatttttctattttatttctATTGAACGACATTAAATTAGCCTACTACAAATTTCAAAAGTGCAACTGAATCACAAAAACAACATATTTATTTTTGCTCACAATGATATAGTTCTGGCTAACAGCAATGTGGCTAACAACAATGTCCGGGTTATATTTCTTTGTCAGTAATTGCATACAGGTCTAGTCTACTAACCCATGTCTCCATGTATTCACCGAATGCTAATATTTATCTGGCGAAAATGTTACATTTGACCTTTTTCTTGGATAAATTGAAAAGTAAACTTGATTAAATCAAATATTCAGCAACATGTTAGCaattatcagcaaacatcactaCAGCCAACGCAGCATGACATTTCTGGATAGAGAACATTCTGATATAATGTTGATTCTGTTTCATTAGTCCATACACTTTTTGTTGACACTGGATACAATAAACGCTTCATTCAGTGCCTATTCAGTTAACCATGGGCCTACTGAATACATATTTTTGTAGCCCTACATGTGTAAAATCCATCAATCTTGTTTTATGCTCGTTCAATATTGCTTCATGTTcatatcttttattatttcttattgttgttacATTGTCGAGatggaacctgcaagtaagcatttcgttgtaCGATGTATACCCATGCGTATCGCGTACATACAACTAATACAATCTGAAATTGAAACTTTTGCTGACAGTCTATGAACGGGATTATGCACTGCCTGATTTTTGGACCAATATTTGGACCAAGGTTATAAAAATATAGTCATGTGAGATATCTTAAATTAAGGTTCTCAGTTATTTTCCCATATGCCCATAGAACATTATGCCTTCAGAAATAGGGCTAGGCCTATAGACAATCCATAGCATAATCGTCAAGATTGATTTAAACAATCTAACAAACAATATAGCCAAGAAAAAACCTATCACGCTCGATTGTAGGCTATATTGAAAATGTGAATTCTATGTAAGGCACTGTGCGCGATCGGCTTACCAAGTGGCTTGATGGTGTTTTCATCCGTTTCCTTGTCCTTCGTTTTTCCACTTGACATGATAGCGGCTATCGAGAATGCGTTTGCCCTGGAGGAGAGCTGTGGCTTCGGGGAAGAGGTGTACTCCATGGTGAGAGTAGTACAAGTAAAACGTCCAAAAGCACAAACCGCTCGCGGAGTGAACTCTGTGGTTTTATTGGCAGGCTGCACACAAAAACGCTGAAAAAATGGAAGCTACTTCGACTGTTTTTTGTACAAGGTATGCGCTTCCTCTATTACAGAACAAACTTAAAACACTCTCCGTTTTAGACTCGTTGGACACATTGTTAAAAACCGACTAATCGTTGTGCGTCTCCACTCCAGTGGCAAAGTCTTATCCGGACTGTTGAATCTTTGCACTGCTCTTAATTTTAGCcaaccccactcccctctccatcGCTATCGTGCGCAGCCAATCGCCTCCTCACTGTCGACGTCACATACTATCCTGCAAACTGAATCGAAGCTCAACAGCctattaaaaacacattttcttccGATTCCGACCATTAGCCCAAATCTAGAGGGAACCTAACCGCGACCCGACACTTCACACACCAGGAGATAGGCTGGACgcacgttgttgttgttgcttgatTCGATCAGTTAATGTAGCCCATTGCGTGATAAGATGATATGTACACCCATCTCTAATTGAGAAAAAAATGCCACATTTGCATTAATTGTCAATATGTAGGACTAAATTATAACTTTCGTCATATTTTAGCTTTTACCTTAAAACAATGTATTATGTTTTATTTCTGAGGTGCATCAGCAATCGTTTTCAATTTGTTCGCCCCATCAAATTCCCATGATGGTCattcatttaatacatttaaaagCATGGAAGATGTCCTGTGTTCACTGGTCATTTCAACTAATGGTATACCTACCCATTGAATCTTGAACAATATAGGCCACACTTTCTCACATAATCCATAATAATGTATACTGATTTAATACTGATTTGTATATGCTgtgctttttgttgttgtaatttgTGTCCGATACATTTAACGAAACCTTTCATCAGAATATGTTTATAATATGTTGACACAGTTCTTCAAATCCATAGCGCCAGAATTTGAGAGTTCATAGGCCTATACCTTTAAAAAGATTTTGGCTGGATAATTAATATAATCTCATATAAATTCACATTTCAACTGGGAGGGTATTCAAATCTGCTCATACAATCTATTCTGCAACACATTTAATACTTTACTCAAACTGATTTATAATAATAGCTAGGATACAAACCAATAATGTTTTCTTCCAaatagagaggggaagagatacaGAATCTCGAGACACACGATAGGCTATTTGACCCTGCAAGTGTTCAATGTTCGTGAGAATAG is a window from the Oncorhynchus tshawytscha isolate Ot180627B linkage group LG03, Otsh_v2.0, whole genome shotgun sequence genome containing:
- the LOC112229032 gene encoding T-box transcription factor TBX20-like isoform X2 yields the protein MEYTSSPKPQLSSRANAFSIAAIMSSGKTKDKETDENTIKPLEQFVEKSSCNQGLGELSSLDGHGDFSGSAPPVCTEPLIPTTPSVPSEEMAKISCSLETKELWDKFHDLGTEMIITKSGRRMFPTIRVSFSGVDPDAKYIVLMDIVPVDNKRYRYAYHRSSWLVAGKADPPLPARLYVHPDSPFTGEQLLKQMVSFEKVKLTNNELDQHGHIILNSMHKYQPRVHIIKKKDHTASLLNLKSEEFRTFVFTETVFTAVTAYQNQLITKLKIDSNPFAKGFRDSSRLTDMESRESVESLIHKHSYARSPIRTYAGEEETLGDDGHATHRGSAFTASDNLSLSSWVTATSGFSGFQHPQSLSAMGSSSTSMANPLPLPMQGSLPPYSRLGMPLTHSALAGTMQGSGPSFPSFHMPRYHHYFQQGPYAAIQGLRHSSTVMTPFV
- the LOC112229032 gene encoding T-box transcription factor TBX20-like isoform X1 yields the protein MEYTSSPKPQLSSRANAFSIAAIMSSGKTKDKETDENTIKPLEQFVEKSSCNQGLGELSSLDGHGDFSGSAPPVCTEPLIPTTPSVPSEEMAKISCSLETKELWDKFHDLGTEMIITKSGRRMFPTIRVSFSGVDPDAKYIVLMDIVPVDNKRYRYAYHRSSWLVAGKADPPLPARLYVHPDSPFTGEQLLKQMVSFEKVKLTNNELDQHGHIILNSMHKYQPRVHIIKKKDHTASLLNLKSEEFRTFVFTETVFTAVTAYQNQLITKLKIDSNPFAKGFRDSSRLTDMERLLQRHDISWESVESLIHKHSYARSPIRTYAGEEETLGDDGHATHRGSAFTASDNLSLSSWVTATSGFSGFQHPQSLSAMGSSSTSMANPLPLPMQGSLPPYSRLGMPLTHSALAGTMQGSGPSFPSFHMPRYHHYFQQGPYAAIQGLRHSSTVMTPFV
- the LOC112229032 gene encoding T-box transcription factor TBX20-like isoform X3; its protein translation is MEYTSSPKPQLSSRANAFSIAAIMSSGKTKDKETDENTIKPLEQFVEKSSCNQGLGELSSLDGHGDFSGSAPPVCTEPLIPTTPSVPSEEMAKISCSLETKELWDKFHDLGTEMIITKSGRRMFPTIRVSFSGVDPDAKYIVLMDIVPVDNKRYRYAYHRSSWLVAGKADPPLPARLYVHPDSPFTGEQLLKQMVSFEKVKLTNNELDQHGHIILNSMHKYQPRVHIIKKKDHTASLLNLKSEEFRTFVFTETVFTAVTAYQNQLITKLKIDSNPFAKGFRDSSRLTDMERESVESLIHKHSYARSPIRTYAGEEETLGDDGHATHRGSAFTASDNLSLSSWVTATSGFSGFQHPQSLSAMGSSSTSMANPLPLPMQGSLPPYSRLGMPLTHSALAGTMQGSGPSFPSFHMPRYHHYFQQGPYAAIQGLRHSSTVMTPFV